The following coding sequences are from one Microtus pennsylvanicus isolate mMicPen1 chromosome 1, mMicPen1.hap1, whole genome shotgun sequence window:
- the LOC142852562 gene encoding androgen-binding protein homolog: MKGTLLLLALLVTGELGFQTTEACIPYFEAYTTMVLGNKKLLNVLLTKFHPTDGEREAANKVQECFNEAGLKAKILDSIVLHLITDSPECKQYYTQDIKNKIDALLSNVFGK; this comes from the exons ATGAAGGGGACGCTGCTTCTGCTGGCCTTGCTGGTGACAGGGGAGCTGGGCTTCCAGACAA cAGAAGCATGCATTCCTTACTTTGAAGCCTATACGACAATGGTCCTTGGAAACAAGAAATTACTGAATGTCCTCCTTACCAAGTTTCACCCTACTgatggagaaagggaagctgCTAATAAAGTCCAAGAATGCTTTAATGAGGCAGGACTGAAAGCCAAAATCCTGGATTCCATAGTGCTG cACTTGATCACTGACAGTCCAGAATGCAAACAATACTATACTCAAGATATCAAGAACAAAATTGACGCATTGCTTTCGAACGTTTTTGGAAAATGA